ACAACCTCACCCTGGATCACTTCACCCCCCTGGTCGGCGAGTACTTTCGCCTGCACGCCACGCCCGAGCAGCAGCTCTGCCTGACCGAGGCGCGCGCCCTGGGCCGTGCCCGCCCCGAGAGCGGCAGCGAGGCCTTCGCGCTCAGCCTGATCGGCCCTGCCGAGCCCTGGGCACCGCAAGGTATCTGGCGCCTCGAGCACCCCAAACTGGGGGTGCTCGAGCTGTTTATGGTGCCCAACGGGCCCGACTCGAGGGGCATGCGCTACGAGATCGTCTTCAACTGAGCGAAGAGCAGGCGGCGGCCCGCGTCCACGGGCCGCCGCCTGCTCTTCGCTCAGGAACGCGGAGGAAAGATGCCCTGAAGGGCAATACAGAAGTTGAAGGTCAGGTACGGCATCATGTTGTTGTGCGGAGCGTTGCCGCCCACCGCACCCACGGACTGCGGGCTCGCCTGGGTCAGCGAACTGCCCCCCGGAGAAATGTAAGCGCTGCCTCCGCTCGAGCGGGCCAGCGCCATGGCGAGGTTGGGGCCCAGGTTGTCGCCCGGTTCCGGAGCCACCCGGACCTGGTGGCTGTGCATGGGCATCTCCCCCTGAATCAGGGTCACGTTCGGGCTTCCGCCCGCCTGCCCCAGGTTGTACAGCGACAGCCCCGATCCCTGCCCCGGGTGCATCGGTGCGCGGCCCTGCAGGTCGGGAAGTGCGAAAGTACTCCTCCCGTTACCGCCGTAGGTGGTTCCCAGCAGCGAGAACAGCGCGGTGTTCTGTGCAATGGGCAGCAGTTGCCCATTGCACAGGGCCCAGCCCTTGGGTGCAAAGTTGAACGGAAAGATGCGGATCTCGGCAACGAAGGGGTCAGCCATAAGGTCTCCTGAACGCTCTGGGAATAAGGGGGCGGGTCAGTACGGGCTCGGGAAGATCCCGAACTCCGCAATGATGAAGTTGATGCACAGGTACGGTTGCAAGTTCTCGTGCGGCTGGCTGCCGCCAACGGGCCCCAGGCTGTTGTGCGCCATTGCGTCCGAGGGAACGTCTTCGATATAAGCCCTGACACTGCCGGGGTTGGTGGCCAGCAGGCTTCCCCCCGGGTTCGGCGTGGTACCGGTGGCACTGGTACCCAGCAGGTAATGGTGATGCACCGGGATCTGCTGAGGCGTCAGGGTCACGGTTTCCACTCCGTCGTGACTGCCCAGCAGGTAGTGCGTACCCACGCTGCTGGTGCCCATGTGTACCGGTACCCGCCCCCGCAGGTCCGGCAGGGCAAAGGTCTCCGTGCCGTCGCCGCCGTAGGTGGTACCTATCAGCTGGAACAGCGCCTCGTTCTCGGAGATGGGCAGCAGCTGGCCCTCGCACATCAGCCAGCCCTGGGGCGCGAAGTTGCCCGCGAACATGCGGATCTCACCGATATAAGGTAGTGTCATGAATCCTCCCGGGGATAACGGCCCAGAATCAGCTCTGGGAAGGAAAGATGCCCTGGAGGGCAATGCAGAAGTTGAGCGTCAAGAAAGGCTGGCGGTTCTCGTGCGGCTGGCTGCCGCCAGCGTTGCTGATCGTGGCAGGATGCAGCGGAGCGGCAGGACCGTCGGGCGCGTAGCCCCCACTGAAGGCTGCCAGCACGTTGCCGGTACCGATCGTTTGGTTGGCGTTGGCGTTGCTGACGCTGAGCAGGTGAACGTGCTCGGGAATCTCGCTGACGTTCAGCGTGTGTGACTCTGTCCCCGCGCTCTGGCCCAGGATCAGGCCTTCACCGGCATGTACCGGCACCCGACCCTGCAAGTTGGGCAGCGCGAAGTTGGTCTGCCCGTTGCCGCCGTAGGCGGTTCCCAGCAGCGAGAACAACGCCTGGTTCTGGTTGATGGGCAACAGCTGACCGTTGCAGGTTGCCCAGCCCTTGGGCGCAAAGTTGAACGTGAAGATACGGATCTCGGAAATAAACGGTTCTGCCATGGGACCTCCCTGGATGGTGGGCGATGTCAGGAGATGAAAACGAAACCGGGTGGGACCGCTCGGTCCCACCCACAAAAAGTCAGGGGAGCTTGCAGTCACCGCTTACGAACCCGTTACCCCCGCCTCCAACCGTATGGGTCAGCCAGATCGGTCCGGACGTCTGGGGATTGTTGGCCCTCAACAGACTTTCTACCGCAGCGGTGTCCGCGTTTCCTCCCGCATACCCCGGCAGACGGATGGTGGTCGCGAAGCGCTGGCGCAGAGCCATGGCCCGGATAGAGTCCGAGGCGTTCGGAGCTACAAAAGTGTTGTTCCGCGCGTTGATGCACAACTGGTAGGCGTCGGGCGTTCCAGAACCGCTGTTCGACGACGTTCCCCCGTTGACGTGCAAGGCGGCGACCGCCGTACCCGCCGCCTGAGCACTGTTGTTGGTGATGGTGGCGTTAATCTCGGCGTTCGGCTGCAGTCCGGGCGAGAACGCACCACCACCTTGCACGAGAACGCCGTACAGCGCGAAGTTACGGATGGTGTTGTTCTCGACTTGCACGGTGTGCGATCCCTGACCGACCGTCAGCATCTCGAGGCCCGAACCCTGCTGCGAGCCGTTGATGGTGTTGCCGGTCACCCGTCCCGTGAACTGACCGGAGTCCAGCAGCTTGGAAATCAGCACGGCCGTACCGAACGAGTTGTTGATGGTGTTGCCCTGAAGCTGGTACGTCACCTTGGGCACGTCGCCGTTATTGCCGCCGCTGGTGATCCTCACGGCCCCGGAGCCACTGAGCGTGGTGCCCCCACCGTCCAAGGTGTTGTTCAGCAGCTGAATGTCCGAAACGATGTTCCCATTCGCGTTGAAGTGGAAAAGGTTGTCGCGCGCGGCCGACAGGTTGCTGTTTTGCACCGTGACGTTCAGCGTCGCCGTACCGCGGGCCTGCACGAAGATGTTGTGCGCACCGAAGCTGCCGGTGTTGCGCACCGTCACCGCGTCAAAGGTCAGGCGGTTGAGGACCCCGTCCGAGTTCACCACCCGGACGTTGTTCAGGTGCCCGCCCTCGATGGTGCTGTTCGCGATGGTCGCGCTGCCCTTGAGGTTGTCAAACGAGACGCTGCCCTCCGCGACGTTGCCGTTCTCGTTCGTACCGTTAACCCCGTCCACCGTGGAATCGCGCAGTTCGAAGTGCGTGACGTTCACGCCCCGGATGCCGTGGTTGTGCGCGTTGGTGAGGCGCATCCATCTCAGCTTCACGTTGCCGGTGTTGTTCAGGTAGATACCGTTGCCCTCCTCGGCGCCGTCCGATCCGGTCATATCCCGGATGACTCCGCCCGAACCCGCGCTGCCCTCACCCGTCACCGTGAGACCTCCGCCACTCCCGGTGTTCTTGAGGTAGATGCCGTTGCTTCCGCCACTGCTGCTGATGGCCTGGAAGGTCAGTCCTCTTGTCCCGATCTCCGTGCCGTTCACGGACAACGCCACCGCACCGGAGGTGCTGATCACGTTACCGGCTCCCTCGACTACCAGCGTGCCCCCGCCGCTGGCCACAAGGCCGAGGCCACCTGCGCCCATGCCGGTAATCCTCAGCC
This genomic interval from Deinobacterium chartae contains the following:
- a CDS encoding phage tail protein, translating into MTLPYIGEIRMFAGNFAPQGWLMCEGQLLPISENEALFQLIGTTYGGDGTETFALPDLRGRVPVHMGTSSVGTHYLLGSHDGVETVTLTPQQIPVHHHYLLGTSATGTTPNPGGSLLATNPGSVRAYIEDVPSDAMAHNSLGPVGGSQPHENLQPYLCINFIIAEFGIFPSPY
- a CDS encoding DUF6916 family protein, which produces MSDNLTLDHFTPLVGEYFRLHATPEQQLCLTEARALGRARPESGSEAFALSLIGPAEPWAPQGIWRLEHPKLGVLELFMVPNGPDSRGMRYEIVFN
- a CDS encoding phage tail protein, which encodes MAEPFISEIRIFTFNFAPKGWATCNGQLLPINQNQALFSLLGTAYGGNGQTNFALPNLQGRVPVHAGEGLILGQSAGTESHTLNVSEIPEHVHLLSVSNANANQTIGTGNVLAAFSGGYAPDGPAAPLHPATISNAGGSQPHENRQPFLTLNFCIALQGIFPSQS
- a CDS encoding phage tail protein; this translates as MADPFVAEIRIFPFNFAPKGWALCNGQLLPIAQNTALFSLLGTTYGGNGRSTFALPDLQGRAPMHPGQGSGLSLYNLGQAGGSPNVTLIQGEMPMHSHQVRVAPEPGDNLGPNLAMALARSSGGSAYISPGGSSLTQASPQSVGAVGGNAPHNNMMPYLTFNFCIALQGIFPPRS